A stretch of Malus sylvestris chromosome 11, drMalSylv7.2, whole genome shotgun sequence DNA encodes these proteins:
- the LOC126589980 gene encoding uncharacterized protein LOC126589980 yields MVTRGSSFSMFRLASFSHCSHRLTSVKSFSRRRTQLDLSSTSSFAEATKNQKPTRGFFLPISELLSLPHTHTHSLSPPLKHLHTQGSKDGKSCESREEGWKSRALSFASRISSPYRSVALAAIFVFSPISLQEPVLGKNDIVVEPARSSTRFRGFCLWLSNSPDPQIRL; encoded by the exons ATGGTGACGCGTGGTTCTTCCTTCTCGATGTTTCGACTTGCTTCTTTCTCGCACTGCTCTCACCGACTCACTTCCGTCAAATCTTTCTCTCGCAGACGAACCCAGCTCGACTTATCTTCCACCTCTTCCTTCGCCGAAgcaactaaaaaccaaaaacctacTCGCGGCTTCTTCCTCCCGATTTCGGAGCTTCTCTctcttccacacacacacacacactctctctcccctccatTGAAGCACCTCCATACACAG GGATCCAAGGATGGAAAAAGCTGTGAAAGCAGGGAAGAAGGTTGGAAAAGCAGGGCTCTTTCATTTGCTTCCAGAATTTCGTCCCCTTATCGCAGTGTAGCTCTTGCTGCAATCTTCGTTTTCAGCCCTATTTCGCTTCAGGAACCTGTTCTTGGCAAAAACGACATCGTCGTAGAACCAGCTCGAAGCTCCACCAGGTTTCGAG gtttttgttTGTGGCTCTCGAACTCGCCTGATCCACAAATTCGGCTTTGA
- the LOC126589970 gene encoding F-box/LRR-repeat protein At3g59190-like: MGSQSKPRAIIKDRISQLPEPVLCHILSLIPTKYAVRTSVLSKRWKKLRAFVPNIDLDDKHEHFSERNRDRNDYVHFAMFVDRVLSLLETDIHMFRLHCSIVEDFAPIEGWIRSAIGCNAVEFDLRIESFRNKIFQLPHSVFKYNKLVALKLNSNCLSYVPPESGCFPSLKFLHVTVCFPNNELVEKLFSCCPVLEDLTIDGVVGYDVLNFKISAPELKTLRIRLRLGALGIDGNNFSVNAPKLEKLDVTEVIFSNYNLESSKSIVNLYLIGGCSHHGFPKLSAPLLARISKVKNMYLSAFLLKGCSLPAFGNLKELKLVVRNRYHWELLTELLKRSPKLEHLILEHEHELCCTTFSDDEEEVEEYSTVYLGPQWNTPETVPICVSSHLKTITIRGFGGGYDEMEVTKYLLENGKVPNKMVIYSFVFFCGSEKLDKELVMFQSGSRTCQVEFF; the protein is encoded by the exons ATGGGTTCTCAGTCAAAGCCACGAGCAATAATTAAAGATAGGATCAGTCAATTGCCGGAACCAGTTCTTTGTCACATACTTTCCTTAATTCCAACAAAATATGCTGTGAGGACCAGCGTTCTCTCTAAAAGATGGAAGAAATTAAGGGCTTTTGTTCCCAATATAGACTTAGACGACAAGCATGAGCATTTTTCTGAGAGAAACAGGGACAGAAATGACTATGTGCATTTCGCGATGTTTGTTGACCGTGTACTTTCCTTACTTGAAACGGACATTCATATGTTCCGACTCCATTGTTCAATTGTTGAAGATTTCGCTCCTATTGAAGGTTGGATTCGCTCTGCCATTGGTTGTAATGCAGTTGAATTTGATCTTCGTATCGAATCATTCAGAAATAAGATATTTCAGTTGCCTCATAGTGTTTTCAAGTACAACAAACTGGTGGCTTTGAAGCTGAATTCAAATTGTCTAAGCTATGTTCCTCCTGAGTCAGGATGTTTCCCAAGTCTGAAGTTCCTTCATGTAACCGTCTGTTTTCCTAATAACGAGTTAGTGGAAAAGCTTTTTTCATGCTGCCCTGTACTTGAGGATTTGACGATAGATGGAGTTGTTGGATATgatgttttgaattttaaaatctcTGCGCCTGAGCTGAAGACGCTAAGAATAAGGTTAAGATTGGGGGCACTTGGCATTGATGGTAACAATTTCTCTGTTAATGCTCCGAAGCTTGAAAAACTTGATGTGACGGAGGTTATTTTTTCAAACTATAATTTGGAGAGTTCAAAGTCTATAGTTAATCTCTATCTCATTGGTGGATGTTCACATCACGGCTTCCCTAAACTTTCAGCTCCGCTTCTGGCCCGAATTTCCAAGGTTAAAAATATGTATCTTTCAGCTTTTTTGTTGAAG GGTTGTAGTCTGCCTGCTTTTGGTAACTTGAAAGAACTGAAGCTGGTTGTTCGTAATCGCTACCATTGGGAATTGCTAACGGAGCTGCTCAAGAGATCGCCTAAACTGGAACATCTTATCTTAGAACATGAACAC GAGCTGTGCTGCACTACATTCTCTGACGATGAAGAAGAGGTTGAAGAATACTCAACGGTATACCTAGGACCTCAGTGGAATACACCAGAGACGGTGCCTATTTGTGTGTCATCACACCTCAAGACTATCACGATAAGGGGATTCGGTGGAGGCTATGATGAGATGGAAGTGACAAAGTATTTGTTAGAGAACGGCAAAGTTCCGAATAAGATGGTTATTTATAGTTTCGTTTTCTTTTGTGGAAGTGAGAAGCTAGACAAGGAACTCGTGATGTTCCAAAGTGGTTCAAGGACTTGCCAAGTCGAATTTTTCTGA